The following are from one region of the Populus trichocarpa isolate Nisqually-1 chromosome 8, P.trichocarpa_v4.1, whole genome shotgun sequence genome:
- the LOC7473242 gene encoding formin-like protein 4 codes for MAVIKQPWHVLQLMFFLSVIPFSSSQSNSPQNIETFYPFPGPKPTASPNSTSLGSSVPARLPPSSSNRNVIKAVAATAVSTFVVAILLFFLIQRFVIAPRRRKEGDDADSGGGQTVAPLPSHGQFSRVEGNVKGVVVDENGLDVLSWRKHQVEDKKNSSHKQELRRKSEPTQEIPLIRGKLSTSEKKVVPEATVPTVSYQSIDAGTAINAFEKPKTSQPSNPPLTRSPTPPPQSSMAIPNKQVPAPPPPPTNPAKQKHQPPKAAGLAASSNLPPFNKGESGGSSTGQGSTSAGTRNGQVKVKPLPRDKVNKNTGHSMAWDKIDGGSFRVDDDLMEALFGFVATNRKSPKRDNSSNSKNLSFIPPAQISLLDARKSQNMAIVLKSLSISRNELLGALTNGHGLNADTLEKLMRIDPTKEEESQILEFSGNPTRLADAESFLFYLLKAVPSAFGRLSAMLFRSNYDAEILHFKESLQIVDSGCTELRNRGLFIKLLEAILKAGNRMNSGISRGNAQAFKPTSLRELSDVKSIDGKTTLLHFVVEEVVRSEGKRYVLNRNRSLSRNSSLRSNSSSVISENSTSNEKREKEYMMLGLPAVGGLSAEFSNVKKAALIDYDAFASTCSVLAARAREVRAFVSQCAAANGEGGFVKEMKGFLEAAEEELKSLTKEQTRVTELVKKTTEYYHAGASKDQEAHALQLFAIIKDFLYMVDQACVVIARNLQRKTPSSSIEHSPKSPASRVPVRFPNLPERFMLEKSMSSSSESDSDFLIDIYQLSWKGVDQCI; via the exons ATGGCTGTCATTAAACAGCCATGGCATGTTCTCCagctaatgtttttcctttcagttattcctttctcttcttcccAGTCAAATTCTCCTCAAAATATTGAAACCTTCTATCCATTTCCAGGACCAAAACCGACTGCTTCTCCGAACTCTACTTCATTGGGGTCATCAGTGCCAGCACGTTTGCCTCCGTCATCATCCAACAGAAACGTTATTAAGGCAGTAGCTGCAACAGCTGTAAGCACTTTTGTTGTTGCCATTTTGCTCTTCTTCTTAATCCAGAGGTTCGTAATTGCTCCTCgaagaagaaaggaaggagATGATGCTGATTCTGGAGGAGGCCAGACAGTGGCGCCTCTGCCCTCTCATGGTCAGTTTTCTCGAGTCGAAGGGAATGTGAAAGGAGTGGTTGTTGATGAGAATGGACTGGATGTTCTGTCCTGGAGAAAACATCAAGTGGAAGACAAGAAAAACAGTTCTCACAAACAAGAGCTCAGGAGGAAGTCTGAACCCACACAAGAAATTCCATTGATTCGAGGAAAACTCTCCACTTCTGAAAAGAAAGTTGTACCAGAAGCAACAGTTCCCACTGTCAGTTATCAATCTATCGACGCTGGGACGGCTATCAATGcctttgaaaaaccaaaaacaagccAACCATCAAATCCTCCACTTACTCGGTCTCCAACACCGCCACCACAATCTTCGATGGCAATTCCAAACAAGCAAGTTCCTGCACCGCCTCCACCTCCTACAAACCCAGCAAAGCAAAAACATCAACCACCCAAGGCGGCTGGTTTGGCGGCATCTTCAAATCTACCTCCATTTAATAAAGGTGAATCCGGGGGATCTTCAACCGGACAAGGCAGCACCAGTGCAGGAACAAGGAATGGTCAGGTAAAAGTGAAGCCGTTGCCCCGGGATAAGGTGAACAAGAATACTGGCCATTCCATGGCGTGGGACAAAATTGATGGTGGCTCTTTTAG GGTTGATGATGATCTTATGGAAGCCCTCTTCGGATTCGTTGCCACCAACAGAAAATCCCCCAAAAGAGACAACTCGAGCAATTCAAAGAATCTTAGTTTCATCCCACCAGCACAAATTTCTCTCCTTGATGCCAGAAAATCCCAGAACATGGCGATTGTTCTCAAATCTCTGTCAATCTCTCGCAATGAACTCCTGGGTGCATTAACTAATGGTCATGGTCTAAATGCAGATACTCTTGAGAAGCTCATGAGAATTGACCCAACCAAAGAAGAAGAATCCCAAATCCTTGAATTCAGTGGGAATCCCACTAGACTGGCTGATGCTGAATCCTTCCTCTTCTATCTTCTGAAAGCTGTGCCATCGGCATTTGGTCGTCTTAGTGCCATGCTTTTCAGATCAAATTATGATGCAGAGATTCTTCACTTCAAGGAATCTTTACAAATAGTTGATTCAGGGTGCACGGAGCTTCGAAATCGAGGGCTCTTTATCAAACTTCTGGAAGCAATTCTCAAGGCTGGTAATCGCATGAACTCGGGAATTTCTAGAGGAAACGCCCAAgctttcaaaccaacctcactTCGAGAGCTATCCGATGTTAAAAGCATCGATGGAAAAACTACTTTACTTCACTTTGTCGTGGAAGAAGTAGTCCGATCTGAAGGAAAACGCTATGTTCTTAACCGAAATCGTAGCTTGAGTCGAAATAGCAGCCTACGAAGCAACAGCAGTAGTGTGATTTCAGAGAATTCAACGTcaaatgaaaaaagagagaaggaataTATGATGCTGGGATTACCTGCGGTAGGAGGGCTCAGTGCCGAATTCTCTAATGTAAAGAAAGCCGCCCTAATAGATTATGATGCCTTTGCTTCTACTTGCTCTGTTCTCGCAGCTCGTGCAAGAGAAGTTAGGGCATTTGTGTCGCAATGTGCTGCTGCTAATGGCGAAGGGGGATttgtaaaggaaatgaaaggttTTCTTGAAGCAGCAGAGGAAGAACTGAAGAGTTTGACAAAAGAGCAGACTAGGGTGACGGaacttgttaaaaaaacaacagaatATTACCATGCAGGAGCTTCCAAGGATCAAGAAGCACATGCACTTCAACTATTTGCCATCATTAAAGACTTCCTATATATGGTTGACCAGGCATGTGTTGTGATTGCTCGAAATCTGCAGAGGAAAACGCCATCATCAAGTATTGAACACTCGCCTAAGTCACCAGCATCAAGAGTACCAGTAAGGTTCCCGAACTTGCCTGAACGCTTTATGCTCGAAAAATCTATGAGCAGCTCTAGTGAATCGGATTCAgattttttaatagatatttaTCAATTATCATGGAAGGGAGTGGACCAATGTATATAG
- the LOC7469072 gene encoding two-component response regulator ARR5, which yields MGSNSIVSNRWMSEKMNCLDLSPNSKSDNEEEEVHVLAVDDSFVDRKVIERLLKISSCKVTAVDSGWGALKLLGLLDDDEEDKSSSSSSSSSSSAGFEGLKVDLIITDYCMPGMTGYELLKKIKESSSFREIPVVIMSSENVMARIDRCLEEGAEEFIAKPVKLSDVKRLRDYYMATREIRSVQSSSNVNKRKLQESFDVSTSSSPPSISPSPSPSSASPPSLFSSSAPCSPSSLDSPTRRIKMTSFD from the exons ATGGGTTCTAACAGTATTGTTTCAAATCGTTGGATGTCAGAGAAGATGAACTGCCTCGATCTCTCACCCAATTCTAAATCAGAtaatgaagaggaagaagttcaTGTACTGGCAGTGGATGATAGTTTTGTTGACCGCAAAGTCATCGAGCGTTTGCTCAAAATTTCATCTTGTAAAG TGACAGCGGTGGACAGTGGATGGGGAGCTCTAAAACTGCTTGGATTATTAGACGACGACGAAGAAGACAAGAgcagctcctcctcctcctcctcctcctcatctgCTGGTTTTGAG gGGTTGAAGGTGGATCTAATAATTACCGACTACTGTATGCCTGGAATGACAGGATATGAGTTGCTCAAGAAAATCAAG GAATCATCTAGTTTCAGAGAAATACCGGTTGTGATTATGTCATCGGAGAACGTGATGGCTCGAATCGACCG ATGTTTGGAGGAAGGAGCTGAGGAGTTCATAGCGAAACCAGTGAAATTGTCAGACGTTAAACGACTGAGAGATTACTACATGGCAACCAGAGAGATCAGATCAGTTCAAAGCAGCAGCAATGTTAACAAGAGAAAATTACAGGAGAGTTTTGATGTATCTACATCTTCATCGCCACCCTCTATCTCACCGTCTCCTTCGCCTTCCTCTGCGTCTCCACCATCACTGTTCTCATCATCAGCGCCGTGTTCTCCCTCGTCTTTAGATTCTCCGACTAGACGGATCAAAATGACGAGCTTCGATTAG
- the LOC18102370 gene encoding non-functional NADPH-dependent codeinone reductase 2, with protein MDNESVRIPEVVLVSSDGRKMPVLGMGTSASPLEGSDETKTAILQAIEIGHRHFDTATLYLTEEPLGEAISEALSRGLIKSRDELFITSKLWCSDAHGDLVLPALKKSLRNLQLEYLDLYLIHWPVSSRSGTYEFPINKGDLLPMDFKSVWEAMQECQDLGLTKSIGVSNFSCKKLSDILAFAKIPPAVNQVEINPLWQQNKLREFCEANGIVLTAYAPLGTRGTIWGSNRVMENEVLREIATAKGKSVAQVCLRWAFEQGVCVVLKSFNKGRMKENLEILNWTLSEEESRMIGEIPQSRGCRGEDYISEKGPIKTIEELWDGEI; from the exons AGCTTCTCCACTAGAGGGATCTGACGAAACAAAAACAGCCATTCTTCAAGCAATCGAGATTGGTCACAGACACTTTGATACAGCCACGTTATACCTAACAGAGGAGCCACTTGGAGAAGCAATTTCTGAAGCCTTATCTCGCGGGCTGATCAAATCACGAGATGAGCTCTTCATCACCTCGAAGCTATGGTGCAGTGATGCTCATGGTGATCTTGTCCTCCCAGCCCTTAAGAAGAGTCTACG GAATCTTCAGCTGGAATACCTTGATCTTTATCTAATTCATTGGCCTGTGAGCTCGAGATCAGGGACCTATGAGTTCCCTATAAACAAAGGAGACCTTTTACCTATGGATTTTAAATCCGTATGGGAAGCTATGCAAGAATGTCAAGATCTAGGTCTCACGAAATCCATTGGTGTCAGCAATTTCTCTTGTAAAAAGCTTTCAGACATCCTTGCCTTTGCAAAGATCCCTCCGGCAGTTAATCAA GTAGAGATCAATCCATTATGGCAACAAAACAAGCTAAGGGAATTCTGCGAGGCCAATGGAATCGTTTTGACAGCTTATGCTCCTTTGGGAACCAGAGGAACCATTTGGGGAAGCAACAGGGTTATGGAGAATGAAGTACTGAGAGAGATTGCAACTGCTAAAGGAAAGAGTGTTGCTCAG GTGTGCCTCAGGTGGGCATTTGAGCAAGGGGTCTGTGTGGTGCTGAAGAGTTTCAACAAAGGAAGGATGAAGGAGAACCTTGAGATACTCAACTGGACATTGAGCGAGGAAGAATCCAGGATGATCGGTGAAATACCCCAAAGCAGAGGATGTCGCGGAGAAGATTACATCTCAGAAAAGGGGCCTATCAAGACAATTGAGGAGCTTTGGGATGGAgaaatttga